In the genome of Limnochordia bacterium, the window CATCTAAGGACACAACTTCTTTAGACTGTTGGATCAGTAGATCCACAACAGACACCGGAGTTTTCATCGCATGGGCCCAGCGGTTGGTAAAATCAATGTGAAACTGGGAGCGTTCATCACGTTTTAGTACTTCTGCGGCATGATGGGCATAAATCAACCGAACTAGGTTGGAGGCAATCCGTTGTTCAGCAGTCCGTGGGGGAGCAAGGGAGAGCACTTCTTCCGGTGACTTAAAGTCATCGCTCATGTTTGACATCTGCTGATAGAATTGATTCTGTCGGGAGTAATCGATGATTAAGACCACTACTAACACGGCAACATGTAACACCACGATATAAATTGCGGAATCGATGGTAAGACCCCTTTGCCCCGTTTGTAGAAGGTCCAGTTGAATCACGCACAGACACAATATACAAGCAAGTAAATGCCCGATGATATAAGCGGCCCTACTGTACAGATAATCTAGCATCCTCATGCATATCCCACCCCATCCCCAAAGTGAGGTCATTTTATCCTTGTCTGGAACTAGTTCTCAACGTAGCAACCATTGACACGAAGGAAATATAGGACTTACTTCCCCTCCCGAAGGCCCCTCTCCTGCTGTAGCCGTCACCATGGTCTCAGACTAGAGTTGTTCCCCGCGGTCTTAATACCAGAAAAGGCTGCCCTACTTCAGTTTCTTCAAGCGCCGTAGCTTTTGTCCTTCTAGTTGTCCCCAGCCATATCCCGCTGCCGCGTTTAAGATTCCAAGCGGCTGCAATACACCGCCATTGGAAAACTCGACGGAGAACACTTATCATCGTAGCACCCCTACTTACTCTATCATCATCGTCCTTTTACTCATAATCAGGAAAACCATCCCGATCATATCAGGTTCCCACTATCTATTTCACCGAACCTCTGCGAGATTTCTGCTACCATACTACCGGCCGGTCTTATTCTCACTTTACCAATCAGCTGTCGTGAACGTGCTTGTTTAACCGGGTATATCCATGCTATACTTGTGAGGGGGGTTGTTGGGGCATCAGCGCAATCGGTGTTTAGGTGTGTCTGACTAAGAACGTCCAGTTGAAATAAATAAGGCGCGCGTATACAATATAAGGAGAGATACAGGTTGAGCCAAGAACGTATACAGCACGATCAACTATTCAAGCAACTATTAACAACTTTCTTTGCTGAGTTCATCGAACTGTTTTTCCCCGATGAGACCAAATTCGTCGATCTCGATCATATTGAGTTTCAGCCCCAAGAGATTCTACCGGATCTCATCGGTGGTAAAAAATACATCGTTGGCATTCTCGCAAAAGCAAGACTAAAAGATGGATCCGGGTACCTATTGATTCTGGTGGAGCCCCAAGCGTATGTTCAAAAGGACTTCAACGAACGATTATTTTGGTATAGCGTCCTTTTGCTCCAAAAATACCGGCAGAGGGTTTGGCCCATAGCCGTCTTCTCGCACGATGGCAAGAAGGAACACCCTAGTAACTTTGCAGTGGATCTTCCGTTTTTGGAAGATGCAATCACATTCAAGTATTACCCAGTTTATCTGCGAAAGCATTCATGGAAAGACTATATCCAGAGCAATAACCCCGTTGCTGCCGCCTTAATGAGTAAGATGAATTTTGCCGAGGAGGAAAAGGTTCGGGTTAAACTTGAGTTTACTCGCATGGTCTTGAACATGAAACTAGATTCGGCCCGTATGTCCTTATTGTTCGGATTCTTTGAGACATATGTCAGATTGAGTGAGGAAGAGACCAAGGAATACGAGCACCTGATAACCCGATTAGAACCAAGGGAGGTAACCAAAGTGATGGAGTTAACTACCAGTTGGCATAAACAGGGCAAAGAAGAAGGTTGGAAAGAAGGATTGGAGCAAGGTCTGGAGCAGGGCGTGAAGCAGGGAAAAGTAGATATGATTTACCGACTCATACAAAAGCGCTTTGGCAAAGGCGATCCCTCAATTAAAAGCAAGATAGCGATGATCAAAGACTTAAGACTTTTGGATCAACTTTATGATGAATTGCTCGATGCAAACTCTACGGAACAATGCCTAGCTGCAATTGACCGGCTGGTACCTAATACCAGCGGCGGCAGCACAAAAGCCTAATCTTGTCACATGTACAGGTCCGTGAACCCGTCCTTTGAAAGGAGCCCGTTAGATTCAAAAGTGGATTCTAGCGGGCCAACCACTTATCACGATACAATCACATTCAAGTACTGCCTAGTTTCTCTGCGAAAGCATTCATGGAAAGACTATACCCAGAGCAATAACCCAGTTGCTGCCGCCTTAATGAGTAAGATGAATTTTGCCGAGGAGGAAAAGGTTAGGGTTAAACTTGAGTTTACTCGCATGGTCTTGAACATGAAACTAGATTCGGCCCGTATGTCCTTAGGAATACGAGCACCTGATAACCCGATTAGAACCAAGGGAGGTAACCAAAGTGATGGAGCTAACTACCAGTTGGCATAAACAGGGAAAAGAAGAAGGTTGGAAAGAAGGATTGGAGCAAGGTCTGGAGCAGGGATTAGAGCGAGGCATGGTCCGAGGTTTGGAACGAGGTCTAAAGCAGGGCGTAAAGCAAGGAAAAGTAGACATGATTTACCGACTCATACAAAAGCGCTTTGGCAAAGGCGATCCCTCAATTAAAAGCAAGATAGCGACGATCAAAGACTTAAAACTTTTGGATCAGCTTTATGATGAATTGCTGGATGCAGACTCTACGGAACAATGCCTAGCTGCAATTGACCGGCTAGTACCTAATACCAGCAACGGTACAAAAGCCTAATTTTGTAACATGCACAGGCCCGTTCACCCGTCCTTTGGAAGGGGCCCGTTAGATTAAGAAGTAGATTCTAACGGGCCCACCACTTATCCCTATTCGGGCGGAAACAGAGCATACTACCCCACGGTCAACAACAATCACCATACCTAGTCCTCTTGGGCGTTGGCTCTTTGCAGTTCTCCTCGCACATCTGCCGTTGCTTCTACCATGTTCTTAAGACTGGCCACCGTTTCCTCTTCACCCCGGGTCTTAAGACCACAATCAGGATTAATCCAAAGCTGCTCCGGCGTAATCTCCCCCAGCATTCTGGTGATCGTCTCTGCGATCTCCTCCTTACTAGGTACCCGGGGAGAATGTATATCATATACGCCGGGACCAACCTCTGCTTTGAACTCTGCTTGCTGCAAGACACTAACGATGGACAGACTAGAACGGGACGCCTCAAAGGAGATCACATCGGCATCCAGCCGCTCAATATCACTCATTATCTCCCTAAAATCACTGTAACACATATGGGTATGAATCTGAGTGGTCGCCCTTACGGCAGAGTGTACCAGTCTAAAGGCAGGAAGGGCCCAATCAAGGTAGTCTTGCCAGTCGACACACCTTAGGGGCATCTTCTCCTTCAGTGCAGCTTCATCAATCTGGATGATCTTAATTCCCGCAGCTTCCAGGTCCAATACTTCCTCCTTGATCGCCAAAGCAATCTGGAATGCCATTTCACGATGGGAGATATCCTCCCGGGGAAAGGACCAGTTCAGGATAGTCACCGGTCCGGTGAGCATACCTTTGACTGGTTTTGTGGTTAGGCTTTGGGCATAGGTAATGTATGCCCCGGTAATGGGAGCCCGGCGCTTTATATCTCCCCAGATAATTGGGGGTTTTACACAACGTGTCCCGTAGGATTGCACCCATCCTCCTTGGGTAAATAGGAATCCTTCCAGGTGTTCCCCGAAATACTCCACCATATCACTACGCTCATACTCACCATGGACCAAAACGTCCAATCCGATCTCTTCCTGCAAAGCGATACACTCGGCGATCTTTTGCTGGAGACGTTCCTGGTAAACCCGAGGTGTGATCTCCTGCCTACGAAACTTGCTGCGCAGGCTTCTAATCTCCCCGGTCTGGGGAAAAGAACCAATAGTGGTCGTAGGTAGAATAGGAAGCCTCAAGACTTCCCTTTGCAGGATCTTTCGCTTAGCAAGGGCTGGGCTTCTGATAAAGTCGTCTTCGGTTAAGGCAGCCACTTTTTGGCGCACGTCCTCCCGGGTGTACTGTTGCTTGGATCTATGCAAAGCGACATTTCTTCGGTAGCGCTCATCGACTGCGTAATCCGGATCGGCAAAGAGACTCTTTAGTTCACAAAGCTCTGCTAGCTTTTCCTCGGCAAAGGCGAAATGACTCTTGTATTCCTCCTGTATGTTCTGTTCATGCTTAGTGGTATAGGGAACATGTAACAAAGAACAGGAGGTAGATAACACAACTCTCTCTTTTTCGATGTACTGTTCTAGTTCCTGAAGCAGATGTAAGGTCTTGGCATAGTCATTGCGCCAGATATTCTTTCCGTTTACAACTCCCGCAAACAAGAAGGTATCCTTAGGAAAGCCATTGCTTTGGATTAACTCCTTTGTCTTTGCCCCTTCGATGAAATCCAAACCGATCCCATCGAACCCAAGGGTAATTACTTCCTTATAAACATCCCGGATATCTCCGAAGTAAGTCTGCAGAAGAATCTTCACCTTACCCCTTTGGGCTAGAAGCTTTCGGTAAAGGGTCGTAAACAGCTTGACCTCATCAATAGATAAATCTAGGGCCAAGGCTGGTTCATCGAGCTGCACCCACTGGATTTCCCGAGAAGCCGCAAATTTTCTTAGGATCTCGATGTAGCCTTCTACTAGTTCCAAGGCCCAATCCTGCAAAGGCCTCTCCCCTTGACAGTCGGCCAGTTTCAAGAAGGTGAATGGCCCAATTAGTACCGGCTTTGTATTAACCCCAATCTCCAGGGCCTCTTGGTATTCCTGGAACGGTTTATCGCTGTTTAGACGAATCTGGGTCCTACTATCTAACACCGGCACCAAGTAGTGGTAATTGGTATTGAACCATTTCCGCAACGCGAGGGCCTTCACATCCCCCTGCTTCCCTTGGTAACCCCGGGCCATGGCAAAATAGGTGTCCAGGGGATCAAGACCCAAATTAGTATATTGTTGCGGGATCACATTCAGCAAATAGGCGGTGTCTAGGAGGTTGTCGTAAAAGGAGAAATCATTTGAAGGAATAAAATCGATGCCTCTTTGTTGTTGTAGTAGCCATTGGTCTTTGCGTAAGCCTGCCGCGTTTTTCTGGAGGGTGGTTGCGGTAATGTACCCATTGAAGTAATCTTCGATCCAGAGCTTTAGTTCTCTTCTGCTACCCACCCGGGGATAGCCTACAATTGCACTCTTAACCAAGGTATTTCCTCCCTCATACGGTGGAGAAAATAGGTTTATCCTATCTTCATTCCCCAAGATATTTTAAATCAGGTGTTCAGGCAGGTCTCCTGGCTTCTTCTCATCCTACTCTCTCTCACCTTCCCGATGACAATCAGTGGTCTTTTGGAGATTTCGTCAAAGTTACAGTAGTGGGTGCTGCTTCGGACTTTCACCGAATTCCCTATTATCTTCTTCACAAGCACCTGAACACCACAAGTCCCTTGTGGTTTGCTAGTTCTAACACCTCCTCTAAAGACCCCGTACCTTGATGGAGTCAGCATAGGGCTTTAATTTCTCCTGCATGGTGAGTAACCACGCCTCAGAGTCCCTTTCATCACTTTCAAATTCCAAGTCCAAGTGGTGCTCCGGCCGATAGCGTTGTAGGACATAGCAGGAAGCACCATTAATCCACTGTCCAATCATAAGCAGGTCCTCTTCACTAAGCAGACTGCGGGGAACGGTGGTGCGAAACTCATAGGAGATGCCACCTGCCAAAAGCAGGTCCACCGATCGCTCAACCGACTTAAGGTCCACCTTTGTCCTCGTTACCTGCTCATATTTTACCGGTGGTGCCTTAATGTCCATGGCCACATAGTCCACCAAG includes:
- a CDS encoding Rpn family recombination-promoting nuclease/putative transposase: MSQERIQHDQLFKQLLTTFFAEFIELFFPDETKFVDLDHIEFQPQEILPDLIGGKKYIVGILAKARLKDGSGYLLILVEPQAYVQKDFNERLFWYSVLLLQKYRQRVWPIAVFSHDGKKEHPSNFAVDLPFLEDAITFKYYPVYLRKHSWKDYIQSNNPVAAALMSKMNFAEEEKVRVKLEFTRMVLNMKLDSARMSLLFGFFETYVRLSEEETKEYEHLITRLEPREVTKVMELTTSWHKQGKEEGWKEGLEQGLEQGVKQGKVDMIYRLIQKRFGKGDPSIKSKIAMIKDLRLLDQLYDELLDANSTEQCLAAIDRLVPNTSGGSTKA
- a CDS encoding DUF4351 domain-containing protein, translated to MELTTSWHKQGKEEGWKEGLEQGLEQGLERGMVRGLERGLKQGVKQGKVDMIYRLIQKRFGKGDPSIKSKIATIKDLKLLDQLYDELLDADSTEQCLAAIDRLVPNTSNGTKA
- the metE gene encoding 5-methyltetrahydropteroyltriglutamate--homocysteine S-methyltransferase, which encodes MVKSAIVGYPRVGSRRELKLWIEDYFNGYITATTLQKNAAGLRKDQWLLQQQRGIDFIPSNDFSFYDNLLDTAYLLNVIPQQYTNLGLDPLDTYFAMARGYQGKQGDVKALALRKWFNTNYHYLVPVLDSRTQIRLNSDKPFQEYQEALEIGVNTKPVLIGPFTFLKLADCQGERPLQDWALELVEGYIEILRKFAASREIQWVQLDEPALALDLSIDEVKLFTTLYRKLLAQRGKVKILLQTYFGDIRDVYKEVITLGFDGIGLDFIEGAKTKELIQSNGFPKDTFLFAGVVNGKNIWRNDYAKTLHLLQELEQYIEKERVVLSTSCSLLHVPYTTKHEQNIQEEYKSHFAFAEEKLAELCELKSLFADPDYAVDERYRRNVALHRSKQQYTREDVRQKVAALTEDDFIRSPALAKRKILQREVLRLPILPTTTIGSFPQTGEIRSLRSKFRRQEITPRVYQERLQQKIAECIALQEEIGLDVLVHGEYERSDMVEYFGEHLEGFLFTQGGWVQSYGTRCVKPPIIWGDIKRRAPITGAYITYAQSLTTKPVKGMLTGPVTILNWSFPREDISHREMAFQIALAIKEEVLDLEAAGIKIIQIDEAALKEKMPLRCVDWQDYLDWALPAFRLVHSAVRATTQIHTHMCYSDFREIMSDIERLDADVISFEASRSSLSIVSVLQQAEFKAEVGPGVYDIHSPRVPSKEEIAETITRMLGEITPEQLWINPDCGLKTRGEEETVASLKNMVEATADVRGELQRANAQED
- a CDS encoding anaerobic ribonucleoside-triphosphate reductase activating protein: MFHGGIQKTSLVDYPGHICDVVFLAGCNFRCPYCHNPELVLGGEHLSSYQWADVLDGIAKRAHVLDGVCISGGEPTLHPELAQWCAQIRELGLLVKLDTNGTSPELLGQLLADDLVDYVAMDIKAPPVKYEQVTRTKVDLKSVERSVDLLLAGGISYEFRTTVPRSLLSEEDLLMIGQWINGASCYVLQRYRPEHHLDLEFESDERDSEAWLLTMQEKLKPYADSIKVRGL